The following coding sequences lie in one Chelonoidis abingdonii isolate Lonesome George chromosome 6, CheloAbing_2.0, whole genome shotgun sequence genomic window:
- the LOC116835091 gene encoding interferon beta-like, with the protein MTTRYLLQVCLMLLFSTEISSRLCTMLHFQQNKMNKESLELLQKMNGNFPSQCIHERAAFKPTQNVVELSVSQKENAKVAIQEILQEIFNIFSKNLTPSAWDGTSIVRFQSGLHQQIQRLEACLRTLMEKELTNPESEDLQHTTRRMKKYFQGIDAFLKENQYSLCAWEIVRVEIPRCFVLIDKLTRRLSN; encoded by the coding sequence ATGACCACCAGGTATTTGCTGCAGGTTTGCCTTATGCTGCTCTTCTCTACTGAAATCTCATCTCGGCTCTGTACCATGCTTCACTTCCAGCAGAACAAAATGAACAAAGAGAGCTTGGAGCTTCTGCAGAAAATGAACGGAAATTTCCCCTCACAATGCATACATGAAAGGGCAGCTTTCAAGCCCACCCAGAATGTTGTTGAACTTTCAGTGTCCCAGAAAGAGAATGCCAAGGTGGCAATTCAAGAGATCCTTCAAGAGATCTTCAACATCTTTAGCAAAAACCTCACCCCAAGTGCCTGGGATGGGACATCCATAGTAAGGTTCCAGAGCGGACTTCACCAGCAAATTCAGCGGCTGGAGGCATGTTTGAGAACACTGATGGAGAAAGAATTAACCAACCCGGAAAGTGAGGACCTCCAGCACACCACTCGGagaatgaaaaaatactttcaggGGATAGATGCTTTCCTGAAAGAAAACCAATACAGCTTGTGTGCCTGGGAAATCGTTCGTGTGGAAATACCCAGATGTTTTGTACTTATTGACAAACTCACTAGAAGGCTTAGTAACTAA
- the LOC116835077 gene encoding interferon beta-like, translating into MISRSLLQFCLMLLFSSKISCLDCNRISVLQTRMNRESLEHLEKMGGNFPFQCLKEKTVFKPRDILKIRLSQKENAKEAIQQILQELFHIFNNNLTQAAWNETSIKEFQNGLHQQIEKLEKCLSAEMEKEITYPGNENLLLTSLKLKRYFQTINDFLKEKQ; encoded by the coding sequence ATGATCAGCAGGAGTTTGCTGCAATTTTGCCTCATGCTGCTCTTCTCCAGTAAAATCTCATGTCTGGACTGTAACCGGATTTCTGTTCTACAAACCAGAATGAACAGAGAGAGTTTAGAGCATCTGGAGAAAATGGGTGGAAACTTTCCCTTCCAATGTCTAAAGGAAAAGACAGTTTTCAAGCCCAGAGATATCCTCAAGATCCGACTGTCCCAGAAAGAGAATGCCAAGGAAGCCATCCAGCAGATCCTCCAAGAACTCTTCCATATCTTTAACAACAATCTCACCCAAGCTGCCTGGAATGAGACATCCATAAAGGAATTCCAGAATGGACTTCACCAGCAGATTGAGAAACTGGAGAAGTGTTTGAGTGCTGAGATGGAAAAGGAAATAACCTATCCAGGAAATGAGAACCTCCTGCTCACCAGCCTCAAACTGAAGAGATACTTCCAGACAATCAATGATTTCctgaaagaaaagcaataa
- the LOC116835092 gene encoding interferon beta-like has product MTTLSFLNICLVLLFSTGSSSVDCNMLHFQQNKVNQASLQLLEKMGGQFPVQCLNENSNFISLQNVLSSREFQKENAMVAIQEILQQIFNIFSKSHTQTAWDRSSIVAFQSGLHQQIELLKMWFDREKKLETTYPQNEDFSRLTVKKYFRVIENFLKEKQYSLCAWEIIREEMRRCFLFIDQLTKRLKN; this is encoded by the coding sequence ATGACCACCCTGAGTTTCCTGAACATTTGCCTTGTCCTGCTCTTCTCCACCGGAAGCTCATCTGTGGACTGTAACATGCTTCACTTCCAGCAAAACAAAGTGAACCAAGCTAGTTTACAGCTTCTGGAAAAAATGGGAGGACAATTTCCTGTGCAATGTCTAAATGAAAATTCAAACTTCATATCCCTCCAGAATGTTCTCAGCTCCAGAGAGTTCCAGAAGGAGAATGCCATGGTGGCAATCCAGGAGATCCTCCAACAGATCTTCAATATCTTCAGCAAAAGTCACACCCAAACTGCCTGGGATAGGAGTTCCATAGTTGCATTCCAAAGTGGACTTCACCAGCAAATTGAGCTGCTGAAGATGTGGTTCGATAGAGAAAAAAAGTTGGAGACAACCTACCCACAAAATGAGGACTTCAGCAGGCTGacagtgaagaaatatttccgTGTGATAGAAAATTTCCTGAAAGAAAAGCAATACAGCCTGTGTGCCTGGGAGATCATTCGTGAGGAAATGAGAAGATGTTTTCTGTTTATTGATCAACTCACAAAAAGGCTTAAAAACTAA